One region of Haloprofundus salilacus genomic DNA includes:
- a CDS encoding class 1 fructose-bisphosphatase produces the protein MERPTDGKTNADAETDADADETTSETVREILETLADLAPTVRESLPGRRQKSAIENPSGETPMAADVYADELLVERLGGLDSVGEYASEERESVIEVGEGLSVAVDPLDGSSNLKSNNTMGTIVGVYDAPLPARGKNLVAAAYVLYGPITTLIAAVEGEVSEYVVDDGELEAVRENVTLPDDPTVYGFGGRVPDWTDAFESYARDVESDESLKLRYGGAMIGDINQVLTYGGVFAYPALNSAPNGKLRLQFEGTPIGYIIESAGGASTDGTRSLMTVEPTDLHQRVPVYVGNAELVERLESALSS, from the coding sequence ATGGAACGGCCTACCGACGGAAAAACGAACGCAGACGCGGAGACGGACGCCGACGCGGACGAGACGACGAGCGAGACGGTTCGCGAGATTCTCGAAACTCTCGCCGACCTCGCCCCGACGGTTCGCGAATCGCTACCGGGTCGCAGACAGAAGAGCGCCATCGAGAACCCCAGCGGCGAGACGCCGATGGCCGCCGACGTGTACGCCGACGAGTTGCTCGTGGAACGACTCGGCGGTCTCGACAGCGTCGGCGAGTACGCGAGCGAGGAGCGCGAGTCTGTCATCGAGGTCGGCGAGGGACTCTCCGTCGCCGTCGACCCCCTCGACGGCTCGTCAAACCTGAAGTCGAACAACACGATGGGCACCATCGTGGGCGTCTACGACGCGCCGCTACCCGCGCGCGGGAAGAACCTTGTCGCGGCCGCGTACGTCCTCTACGGACCCATCACGACACTTATCGCCGCCGTCGAGGGCGAAGTATCCGAGTACGTTGTCGACGACGGCGAACTCGAAGCGGTCCGCGAGAACGTCACGCTGCCTGACGACCCGACAGTCTACGGCTTCGGCGGCCGGGTTCCCGACTGGACCGACGCGTTCGAGTCGTACGCCCGCGACGTGGAGTCCGACGAGTCGCTGAAACTCCGCTACGGCGGCGCGATGATCGGCGACATCAACCAGGTGCTCACCTACGGCGGCGTGTTCGCCTACCCCGCACTGAACTCGGCGCCAAACGGGAAACTCCGCCTCCAGTTCGAGGGGACGCCTATCGGCTACATCATCGAGAGCGCCGGCGGCGCGTCGACGGACGGAACACGGTCGCTGATGACCGTCGAACCGACCGACCTCCACCAACGCGTGCCGGTGTACGTCGGCAACGCAGAACTCGTCGAGCGATTGGAGTCGGCACTCTCCTCGTAA
- a CDS encoding response regulator, protein MSDSRSARVLCVDDDASFRALTTAHLERQGLSVITAPDGPTALDTLEGETFHGVVSDFEMPGMDGLELLEAVRERYETLPFVLFTARGSEKLASRAISAGVTDYIRKKGGAEQFELLANRVANYVSQHHAERALDRSEERYRQLVETSPSPIGIYTEDSTIVYANEAAAEYFAAESTCDLVGRSIFELTDESDLDRARERSRRVFEQRAVAPPSELQLRDLDGRPLYAVLATAPVTFEGEDAAQIVLNDVTEFRRARQALEREKQFTDAALDALDDVFFVVDDEGRLTRWNGRLSEITGYEDSELDGMSAAAFFPDDDACVEQKMRRLFREGTVTFDGDLLTKSGDLVPFEVRAVRMIDDGGDLVGACGIARDVSERRERERELEQYRTVVQTIPDATYVLDREGYIRMVNDAHTEQTGDSVEDSVGVHISEYMSEDAIARGRQVIASLLVDEDRFSGRFEFEIENADGERRRYEDNLSVLTDEDGQFDGSVGIVRDITERIERERALSRQNERLEAFACVVSHDLRNPLNVVDGYLELARETGDDEHFDVMERAIDRMDGLIDDLLSLARHGRVVDDPEPVDLRTAAERAWGYVATENATLRVSEGCTVEADEARLRELFENLFRNAVEHGGETVTVRSGASPNGFYVADDGPGIPEDERDAVLEYGYSTNESGTGFGLTIVTEIAEAHGWEVVITESDSGGARFEFVT, encoded by the coding sequence ATGAGCGACAGCCGTTCGGCACGCGTACTCTGCGTTGACGACGACGCGAGTTTTCGCGCACTGACGACGGCACACCTCGAACGGCAGGGACTCTCCGTCATCACTGCGCCGGACGGGCCGACCGCCCTCGACACGCTCGAAGGGGAGACGTTCCACGGCGTCGTCAGCGACTTCGAGATGCCGGGGATGGACGGTCTCGAACTGCTGGAGGCGGTCAGAGAACGGTACGAGACGCTTCCGTTCGTTCTCTTCACCGCGAGGGGAAGCGAGAAACTCGCGAGTCGGGCGATTTCGGCGGGCGTCACCGACTACATCCGCAAGAAAGGTGGAGCCGAGCAGTTCGAGTTGCTCGCGAACCGGGTGGCGAACTACGTCTCGCAGCACCACGCCGAACGCGCGCTCGACCGCAGCGAGGAGCGGTACCGACAGCTCGTCGAGACGTCGCCGTCGCCCATCGGCATCTACACCGAAGACAGCACCATCGTCTACGCCAACGAGGCAGCCGCCGAGTACTTCGCCGCCGAGAGCACGTGCGACCTTGTCGGCCGGTCGATATTCGAGTTGACCGACGAGTCGGACCTCGACCGCGCCCGCGAGCGGAGTCGCCGGGTCTTCGAGCAGCGGGCCGTCGCCCCGCCGAGCGAACTGCAGCTCCGCGACCTCGACGGACGACCGTTGTACGCCGTCTTGGCGACGGCACCCGTCACGTTCGAGGGCGAAGACGCCGCTCAAATCGTGCTGAACGACGTGACGGAGTTCAGACGCGCCCGGCAAGCGCTCGAACGCGAGAAACAGTTTACGGACGCCGCCCTCGACGCGCTCGACGACGTGTTCTTCGTCGTCGACGACGAGGGCCGACTCACCCGCTGGAACGGTCGGTTGAGCGAGATAACCGGATACGAGGACTCGGAACTCGACGGGATGTCCGCGGCGGCGTTCTTCCCGGACGACGACGCGTGCGTCGAACAGAAGATGCGGAGGCTGTTCCGAGAGGGGACGGTGACGTTCGACGGCGACCTGTTGACGAAGTCGGGCGATCTCGTCCCCTTTGAGGTGCGCGCGGTCCGTATGATCGACGACGGCGGCGACCTGGTCGGCGCGTGCGGTATCGCCAGGGACGTGAGCGAACGCCGCGAGCGCGAGCGCGAACTCGAACAGTACCGGACCGTGGTGCAGACGATACCCGACGCGACGTACGTGCTTGACCGGGAAGGGTACATCCGGATGGTGAACGACGCCCACACCGAACAGACCGGCGACTCGGTGGAAGACTCCGTCGGCGTACACATCAGCGAGTACATGAGCGAGGACGCCATCGCGCGCGGTCGACAGGTGATCGCGTCACTGCTCGTCGACGAGGATCGATTCTCGGGGCGCTTCGAGTTCGAAATCGAGAACGCCGACGGGGAGCGACGGCGCTACGAGGACAACCTCTCGGTGCTGACCGACGAAGACGGCCAGTTCGACGGCTCCGTCGGCATCGTCCGCGACATCACGGAGCGGATCGAGCGCGAGCGGGCGCTGAGTCGCCAGAACGAGCGACTCGAAGCGTTCGCGTGCGTCGTCTCTCACGACCTGCGAAACCCACTGAACGTCGTCGACGGCTACCTCGAACTCGCGCGCGAAACCGGCGACGACGAGCATTTCGACGTGATGGAGCGCGCCATCGACCGGATGGACGGTCTCATCGACGACCTGCTCTCGCTGGCGCGGCACGGTCGGGTCGTCGACGACCCCGAACCGGTCGACCTGCGCACCGCCGCCGAACGTGCGTGGGGCTACGTCGCGACGGAGAACGCGACGCTCAGGGTCTCCGAGGGCTGTACCGTCGAAGCCGACGAAGCTCGACTGCGCGAACTGTTCGAGAACCTCTTTCGGAATGCCGTCGAACACGGCGGAGAGACGGTCACCGTCCGCTCCGGTGCGTCTCCGAACGGGTTCTACGTCGCCGACGACGGGCCGGGAATCCCCGAGGACGAACGCGACGCGGTGTTGGAGTACGGCTACTCGACGAACGAGTCCGGGACGGGGTTCGGACTCACCATCGTGACCGAGATCGCGGAGGCGCACGGGTGGGAGGTCGTCATCACCGAGAGCGACAGCGGCGGCGCGCGATTCGAGTTCGTCACCTGA